From a single Streptomyces liliifuscus genomic region:
- the rimM gene encoding ribosome maturation factor RimM (Essential for efficient processing of 16S rRNA), with product MQLVVARVGRAHGIKGEVTVEVRTDEPELRLGPGAVLATDPASAGPLTIETGRVHSGRLLLRFEGVRDRNGAEALRNTLLIAEVDPDDKPEDPDEYYDHQLMDLDVVLEDGTEVGRITEISHLPSQDLFVVERADGTEVLIPFVEEIVVEIDLEKQRAVIDPPPGLIDDRAEIASSRDAENSSGDDENTSRSDENTSAGDEA from the coding sequence GTGCAGCTGGTAGTCGCGCGGGTGGGCCGCGCCCATGGCATCAAGGGCGAGGTCACCGTCGAGGTACGTACCGACGAGCCGGAGCTGCGGCTCGGACCCGGCGCCGTCCTGGCCACGGACCCCGCCTCGGCCGGGCCGCTGACCATCGAGACGGGGCGGGTGCACAGCGGCCGCCTCCTGCTGCGCTTCGAGGGCGTACGCGACCGCAACGGCGCCGAGGCGCTGCGCAACACCCTGCTGATCGCCGAGGTCGACCCGGACGACAAGCCCGAGGACCCGGACGAGTACTACGACCACCAGCTCATGGACCTGGACGTCGTCCTGGAGGACGGCACCGAGGTCGGACGGATCACCGAGATCTCGCACCTGCCCTCGCAGGACCTCTTCGTGGTCGAGCGGGCCGACGGGACCGAGGTGCTGATCCCGTTCGTCGAGGAGATCGTCGTCGAGATCGACCTGGAGAAGCAGCGGGCGGTCATCGACCCGCCGCCCGGACTGATCGACGACCGGGCGGAAATCGCCTCCTCCAGAGACGCCGAGAACTCCTCGGGGGATGACGAGAACACCTCCAGGAGTGACGAGAACACCTCCGCGGGAGACGAGGCGTGA
- a CDS encoding RNA-binding protein, with protein MLEEALEHLVKGIVDNPDDVQVASRNLRRGRVLEVRVHPDDLGKVIGRNGRTARALRTVVGAIGGRGVRVDLVDVDHVR; from the coding sequence ATGCTCGAGGAGGCTCTCGAGCACCTCGTGAAGGGCATCGTCGACAACCCGGACGATGTGCAGGTCGCCTCGCGCAACCTGCGTCGCGGACGCGTTCTCGAGGTCCGGGTGCACCCCGACGACCTCGGTAAGGTGATCGGCCGCAACGGCCGCACCGCACGCGCCCTGCGCACCGTCGTGGGCGCCATCGGCGGCCGCGGCGTCCGTGTCGACCTCGTCGACGTGGACCACGTCCGCTGA
- the rpsP gene encoding 30S ribosomal protein S16: protein MAVKIKLKRLGKIRSPHYRIVVADSRTRRDGRAIEEIGLYHPVQNPSRIEVDSERAQYWLGVGAQPTEPVLAILKLTGDWQKYKGEPAPAPLLVAEPKAARPSFDALGGDDEGKGEAITQKKKAEKKDEASAESASTEA from the coding sequence GTGGCAGTCAAGATCAAGCTGAAGCGTCTGGGCAAGATCCGTTCGCCTCACTACCGCATCGTCGTAGCCGACTCCCGTACCCGCCGTGACGGCCGGGCCATCGAGGAGATCGGCCTGTACCACCCGGTGCAGAACCCCTCGCGCATCGAGGTCGACTCCGAGCGTGCGCAGTACTGGCTGGGTGTCGGCGCGCAGCCGACCGAGCCCGTGCTCGCCATTCTCAAGCTGACCGGCGACTGGCAGAAGTACAAGGGCGAGCCCGCCCCGGCGCCGCTGCTCGTGGCCGAGCCGAAGGCCGCGCGCCCGTCGTTCGACGCCCTGGGCGGCGACGACGAGGGCAAGGGTGAGGCCATCACCCAGAAGAAGAAGGCTGAGAAGAAGGACGAGGCTTCCGCCGAGTCCGCGTCGACCGAGGCCTGA
- the proS gene encoding proline--tRNA ligase, with product MAKAPVLTPRADDFPRWYQDLISKAELADNGPVRGTMVIRPYGYGLWERMQQEMDARIKEAGAQNAYFPLFIPQSYLTKEAEHVEGFAPELAVVTHAGGKELDEPVVVRPTSETIVNDYFSKWVQSYRDLPLLINQWANVVRWEMRPRVFLRTTEFLWQEGHTAHATYEDARDYAAHIHEKVYADFMVNVLGIDVVLGRKTPRERFAGAVNTLTLEAMMGDGKALQMGTSHELGQNFAKAFNTRYLSREGREELVWQTSWGSSTRMVGGLIMSHGDDSGLRVPPRLAPVQAVVLAIKGDDAVLAKVHEIGDRLKAAGVRVRVDDRTDTPFGRRAVDWELKGVPVRIEVGPRDLENGTAMLARRIPGGKEPVAIDSLVRLLPAVLEEDQALLLTQSRERRESRTSEVSTIGEAIEAAVAGGWARVPWVTLGEEGEAELAAHAVTVRCLVAEDGSVPGSDDAPGNVAVVARAY from the coding sequence ATGGCAAAGGCACCTGTTCTCACGCCTCGGGCGGACGACTTCCCGCGCTGGTACCAGGATCTGATCAGCAAGGCCGAGCTGGCCGACAACGGTCCGGTGCGCGGCACGATGGTCATCCGGCCGTACGGCTACGGGCTGTGGGAGCGGATGCAGCAGGAGATGGACGCCCGGATCAAGGAGGCGGGTGCCCAGAACGCGTACTTCCCGCTCTTCATCCCGCAGTCGTACCTGACGAAGGAGGCCGAGCACGTCGAGGGCTTCGCCCCCGAGCTCGCCGTCGTCACGCACGCCGGAGGCAAGGAACTGGACGAGCCGGTCGTCGTCCGCCCCACCTCCGAGACGATCGTCAACGACTACTTCTCCAAGTGGGTGCAGAGCTACCGCGACCTACCGCTGCTGATCAACCAGTGGGCGAACGTGGTCCGTTGGGAGATGCGCCCGCGCGTGTTCCTCCGTACGACCGAATTCCTGTGGCAGGAGGGACACACGGCCCACGCCACGTACGAGGACGCCCGGGACTACGCCGCGCACATCCACGAGAAGGTGTACGCCGACTTCATGGTGAACGTCCTGGGCATCGATGTGGTGCTGGGGCGGAAGACCCCGCGCGAGCGGTTCGCCGGGGCCGTCAACACCCTCACCCTCGAAGCGATGATGGGTGACGGCAAGGCCCTGCAGATGGGCACCAGCCATGAGTTGGGTCAGAACTTCGCGAAGGCCTTCAACACCCGGTACCTGTCCAGGGAGGGCCGGGAGGAGCTCGTCTGGCAGACCTCCTGGGGGTCCTCGACCCGTATGGTGGGTGGCCTGATCATGTCGCACGGTGATGACAGCGGGTTGCGGGTGCCGCCGCGCCTCGCCCCCGTACAGGCCGTCGTCCTCGCCATCAAGGGCGACGACGCGGTTCTGGCCAAGGTCCACGAGATCGGCGACCGGCTGAAGGCGGCGGGCGTACGCGTCCGGGTCGACGACCGGACGGACACCCCGTTCGGCCGCCGCGCCGTCGACTGGGAACTCAAGGGCGTGCCCGTACGTATCGAGGTCGGCCCCCGTGACCTGGAGAACGGCACCGCGATGCTGGCCCGCCGCATCCCCGGCGGAAAGGAGCCGGTGGCGATCGACTCCCTCGTACGGCTGCTGCCCGCCGTTCTGGAGGAGGACCAGGCCCTGCTGCTGACTCAGTCGCGCGAGCGGCGGGAGTCCCGGACGTCCGAGGTGTCGACGATCGGGGAGGCGATCGAGGCCGCCGTCGCCGGCGGATGGGCGCGCGTCCCCTGGGTCACCCTCGGCGAAGAGGGCGAGGCCGAGCTCGCGGCGCACGCCGTGACCGTACGGTGTCTGGTCGCGGAAGACGGGTCGGTGCCCGGGAGCGACGACGCACCCGGTAACGTCGCAGTCGTGGCCCGCGCCTACTGA
- a CDS encoding SAM-dependent methyltransferase has translation MTPTLVRHHLPHAGTVPRVDPWARARDWAEIQERMLVPLYEAVYQRLEVGSATRLLGLGCGSGLALLMAASRDARVTGVDAGAPERLALARERLLPEAWGTRARAGTRLVDGEPADLASGAGDSGTAAYNLVTAFEPIGCVGGDSEGLGELLAEVRPLVGRGVPVVLAGWGPPERCATASVLRVATKLADPLRRAGSWRPALRDDLEEVAQRAGLRPDGSGRVACPFGYADVGNAVRGLLSTGLFDAAVAATDQAQVDKELREALHPHKRRDGTVWMPNIFRYLITRTP, from the coding sequence ATGACACCTACGCTCGTGCGGCATCACCTACCTCACGCGGGGACCGTTCCCCGGGTGGATCCGTGGGCACGCGCGCGTGACTGGGCCGAGATTCAGGAGCGGATGCTCGTCCCGCTCTACGAGGCCGTGTACCAGCGGCTCGAAGTGGGCTCTGCCACCCGGTTGTTGGGGCTCGGCTGCGGATCCGGTCTCGCACTGCTGATGGCGGCCTCCCGAGATGCCCGGGTCACCGGTGTCGATGCCGGCGCGCCCGAGCGGCTGGCTCTCGCGCGGGAGCGGTTGCTGCCCGAGGCGTGGGGCACGCGTGCGCGTGCCGGGACCCGGCTGGTCGACGGGGAGCCGGCGGACCTCGCGTCCGGCGCGGGTGACTCGGGGACGGCCGCGTACAACCTGGTGACGGCCTTCGAGCCGATCGGGTGTGTGGGCGGAGACTCCGAAGGGCTGGGTGAGTTGCTGGCGGAGGTGCGTCCGCTTGTGGGGCGGGGGGTTCCTGTGGTGCTCGCGGGGTGGGGGCCGCCGGAGCGGTGCGCCACCGCCTCGGTGCTGCGGGTCGCCACGAAGCTGGCGGATCCGCTGCGGAGGGCGGGGAGTTGGCGGCCTGCCCTTCGGGACGATCTGGAGGAGGTCGCCCAGCGGGCCGGGCTTCGGCCCGACGGGTCGGGGCGGGTTGCCTGTCCCTTCGGGTACGCCGATGTGGGCAATGCGGTTCGGGGGTTGCTCTCCACGGGGCTGTTCGACGCTGCCGTCGCTGCGACGGATCAGGCGCAGGTCGACAAGGAGCTCCGCGAGGCGCTGCATCCCCACAAGCGCCGTGACGGAACGGTATGGATGCCGAACATCTTCCGCTACCTGATCACCCGCACGCCCTGA